In Streptomyces nodosus, one DNA window encodes the following:
- the dapF gene encoding diaminopimelate epimerase yields the protein MSQRIAFLKGHGTENDFVIVPDPENVIDLPPAAVAALCDRRAGIGGDGLLHVVRSAAHPEARAMAGRAEWFMDYRNADGSIAEMCGNGVRVFAHYLQRAGHTTAGDLAVATRGGVKTVYIAGNGDITVGMGKALLPEAEVTVSVGERSWPARNVNMGNPHAVAFVDDLAHAGNLFTPPPFSPASVYPDGVNVEFVVERSPRHVAMRVHERGSGETRSCGTGACAVAVATARRDGADPALTGVPATYTVDVPGGTLVITEHPDGEIEMTGPAVIVAEGEIDPEWLATALR from the coding sequence ATGAGCCAGCGGATCGCCTTCCTCAAGGGTCATGGCACCGAGAACGACTTTGTGATCGTCCCGGACCCCGAGAACGTCATCGACCTGCCCCCGGCCGCCGTCGCCGCCCTGTGCGACCGCCGTGCGGGCATCGGCGGGGACGGACTGCTGCATGTGGTGCGGTCCGCCGCGCACCCCGAGGCCCGGGCGATGGCCGGCCGGGCCGAATGGTTCATGGACTACCGCAACGCGGACGGCTCGATCGCGGAGATGTGCGGGAACGGCGTGCGGGTCTTCGCGCACTACCTCCAGCGCGCCGGTCATACGACGGCGGGAGATCTCGCGGTCGCCACCCGCGGGGGAGTGAAGACCGTGTACATCGCCGGGAACGGAGACATCACCGTCGGCATGGGCAAGGCTCTGCTCCCCGAGGCGGAGGTCACGGTGAGCGTCGGCGAACGCAGCTGGCCCGCCCGCAATGTGAACATGGGAAACCCGCACGCGGTCGCCTTCGTCGACGACCTCGCCCACGCGGGCAACCTGTTCACCCCGCCCCCGTTCAGCCCCGCCTCGGTCTACCCGGACGGCGTGAACGTCGAGTTCGTGGTCGAGCGGTCCCCCCGGCATGTGGCGATGCGGGTCCATGAGCGCGGCTCCGGCGAGACCCGCTCCTGCGGCACGGGCGCCTGCGCGGTGGCCGTCGCCACCGCCCGCCGGGACGGCGCCGACCCGGCCCTGACGGGCGTTCCGGCGACCTACACGGTGGACGTGCCCGGCGGCACCCTGGTGATCACCGAGCACCCGGACGGCGAGATCGAGATGACCGGACCCGCGGTGATCGTGGCCGAGGGCGAGATCGACCCCGAGTGGCTCGCGACCGCGCTCCGCTGA
- a CDS encoding RelA/SpoT family protein: MSAEATNPATPVPSTPGTHRRKSRPRIDLLRLGRAALLGTAARDRLPDAIGHVAEAHRAHHPDADLEPLRRAYLLAESSHRGQMRKSGEPYITHPLAVTLILAELGAETTTLTASLLHDTVEDTDVTLDQVREQFGEEVRYLVDGVTKLEKVDYGAAAEPETFRKMLVATGSDVRVMSIKLADRLHNMRTLSVMRREKQERIAKVTRDVLIPLAERLGVQALKTELEDLVFAILHPEEYKHTRELIAENAAQRDDPLAEMAEQTRAVLREAGIPSEVLIRPRHFVSVHRISRKRGRLRGADFGRLLVLVNEDADCYGVLGELHTCMTPVISEFKDFIAVPKFNLYQSLHTAVAREDGEIAEVLIRTHQMHKVAEAGVIALGNPYAPGSDDPAEGERADPTRPGWLSRLLEWQEAAPDADIFWSTLREDLAQDREITVFRPDGGALGLPEGASCVDAAYAQYGEDAHACIGARVNGRLATLSTVLRDGDTVQLLMGQDPASEPSREWLEHAHTPAARIAIQRRLATPPAPGEPSDGTPEPGTARPGAQASPDTGALGSTARPPARPTPDAPGARTADAVVDLPGASVRLAGCCTPVPPDEITGFAVRGGAVTIHRVQCSGAARMKSAGRTEVGVRWGDTTECRVTLVAESFGRPHLLADLTEAIALQGVAIVSATVEPPSQQRVRHTYTLQLPDAARLPALMRAMRNVPGVYDVNRAQHPAAAY, from the coding sequence ATGAGTGCGGAGGCCACGAACCCTGCCACGCCCGTCCCCTCGACACCGGGGACGCACCGCAGAAAGAGCCGCCCCCGGATCGACCTGCTCCGCCTGGGCCGGGCGGCACTGCTCGGTACCGCCGCCCGTGACCGGCTGCCCGACGCCATCGGCCATGTCGCCGAGGCGCACCGCGCCCACCACCCCGACGCCGACCTCGAACCCCTGCGCCGCGCCTATCTGTTGGCCGAGTCCTCGCACCGCGGGCAGATGCGCAAGAGCGGTGAGCCGTACATCACCCACCCGCTGGCCGTGACCCTGATCCTCGCCGAACTCGGCGCCGAGACCACCACCTTGACCGCGTCCCTGCTGCACGACACCGTCGAGGACACCGATGTGACGCTCGATCAGGTGAGGGAGCAGTTCGGCGAGGAGGTGCGCTATCTCGTCGACGGCGTCACCAAGCTGGAGAAGGTCGACTACGGCGCGGCGGCCGAGCCCGAGACCTTCCGCAAGATGCTCGTCGCCACCGGCAGCGACGTCCGGGTGATGTCCATCAAACTCGCCGACCGGCTGCACAACATGCGCACCCTGAGCGTGATGCGCCGGGAGAAGCAGGAACGCATCGCCAAGGTCACCCGGGACGTGCTGATCCCGCTCGCCGAGCGCCTCGGCGTCCAGGCCCTCAAGACGGAACTCGAGGACCTGGTCTTCGCGATCCTGCACCCCGAGGAGTACAAGCACACCCGGGAACTGATCGCCGAGAACGCGGCGCAGCGCGACGATCCCCTCGCCGAGATGGCCGAACAGACGCGGGCGGTGCTGCGCGAGGCCGGTATCCCGTCCGAAGTCCTCATAAGGCCACGCCACTTCGTCTCCGTCCACCGCATCTCCCGCAAACGCGGCCGGCTGCGCGGCGCCGACTTCGGCCGGCTCCTGGTGCTGGTGAACGAGGACGCCGACTGCTACGGGGTCCTCGGCGAACTGCACACCTGTATGACCCCGGTGATCTCGGAGTTCAAGGACTTCATCGCCGTTCCCAAGTTCAACCTGTACCAGTCGCTGCACACCGCGGTCGCACGCGAGGACGGGGAGATCGCCGAAGTCCTCATCCGCACCCACCAGATGCACAAGGTCGCCGAGGCGGGGGTGATCGCGCTCGGCAACCCCTACGCCCCCGGGTCCGACGACCCGGCCGAGGGCGAGCGTGCCGACCCCACCCGCCCGGGCTGGCTCTCCCGGCTGCTGGAGTGGCAGGAGGCCGCCCCGGACGCCGACATCTTCTGGTCGACGCTGCGTGAAGACCTCGCCCAGGACCGGGAGATCACCGTGTTCCGCCCCGACGGGGGCGCACTGGGGCTCCCCGAGGGCGCGAGTTGCGTGGACGCCGCGTACGCCCAGTACGGGGAGGACGCCCATGCCTGCATCGGCGCCCGCGTCAACGGCCGGCTCGCGACGCTGAGCACGGTCCTCAGGGACGGCGACACCGTGCAGCTCCTGATGGGCCAGGACCCGGCCTCCGAGCCCTCCCGGGAATGGCTGGAGCACGCCCACACCCCCGCCGCCCGGATCGCCATCCAGCGCCGGCTGGCGACCCCTCCCGCGCCGGGGGAGCCCTCCGACGGCACGCCGGAACCGGGCACCGCACGGCCGGGCGCCCAGGCGTCCCCGGACACCGGCGCGCTCGGCTCCACCGCCCGCCCGCCCGCGCGCCCCACCCCGGACGCGCCCGGCGCGCGCACCGCCGACGCCGTCGTCGACCTGCCCGGGGCCTCCGTACGCCTGGCGGGCTGCTGCACCCCCGTACCCCCCGACGAGATCACCGGATTCGCCGTGCGCGGAGGCGCGGTGACCATCCATCGCGTCCAATGCTCCGGAGCGGCGCGCATGAAGAGCGCCGGGCGCACGGAGGTCGGCGTGCGCTGGGGCGACACCACCGAATGCCGGGTCACCCTCGTCGCCGAGTCCTTCGGACGCCCCCATCTGCTCGCGGACCTCACCGAGGCCATCGCGCTGCAGGGCGTCGCCATCGTCTCCGCCACCGTCGAACCGCCCAGCCAGCAGCGGGTCCGCCACACCTACACGCTCCAACTCCCGGACGCGGCCCGGCTGCCGGCTCTGATGCGCGCCATGCGCAATGTGCCCGGCGTGTACGACGTCAACCGCGCCCAGCACCCCGCGGCGGCGTACTGA
- a CDS encoding M1 family metallopeptidase has product MPHSLRSVIPRARRAKAALLASAVSGCLIAASAPAPAVPLGLGDPLFPTLGNPGYDVRSYDLAFTYSGSNDKPLSAVTTIRARATERLERINLDFTHGTVQSVDVNGTPAAFTGAGEDLVITPEVPLPRGGALRITVRHTSDPRPATGTEGGWVRTEDGLAMANQADAAHLVFPCNDHPSDKAMFTFRVTAPDGYTVVANGVPAGTEHTGRGTTWTYRTKHPMATELAQVSIGRSAVLHRRGPHGLPVRDVVPAEDRALLEPWLAKTPQQIAWLEKKVGPFPFEAYGLLIARAQTGFELETQTLSLFEKGVFTQPAYPAWYVESLMVHELSHQWFGDSVSPRTWSDLWLNEGHATWYESLYAEETAQRPMETRMKAAYGLSDRWRATGGPPAAPRPPKPGRKISLFRPSVYDGAALVLYALRQEIGAPAFERLERAWVAVHRDGTATTADFRRLASGIAGRDLSGFFRAWLYGEKTPPMPGHPDWKSDPPQASETAR; this is encoded by the coding sequence ATGCCGCACAGCCTCCGCTCCGTGATCCCCCGTGCCCGCCGCGCCAAAGCGGCCCTGCTGGCCTCCGCCGTCTCCGGCTGTCTGATCGCCGCGAGCGCACCCGCGCCCGCCGTGCCCCTGGGCCTCGGCGACCCGCTCTTCCCGACGCTGGGCAACCCGGGATACGACGTCCGGTCGTACGACCTGGCCTTCACCTACTCCGGCAGCAACGACAAGCCCCTGTCCGCCGTCACCACCATCCGGGCGCGCGCCACCGAACGCCTGGAGCGCATCAACCTCGACTTCACGCACGGCACGGTGCAGTCCGTCGACGTCAACGGCACACCCGCGGCCTTCACCGGAGCGGGGGAGGACCTGGTGATCACTCCGGAGGTCCCGCTCCCCCGGGGCGGCGCGCTGCGGATCACCGTGCGGCACACCAGCGACCCGAGGCCCGCCACGGGCACGGAGGGCGGCTGGGTGCGGACCGAGGACGGGCTCGCCATGGCCAACCAGGCCGACGCCGCCCATCTTGTCTTCCCGTGCAACGACCACCCCTCCGACAAGGCGATGTTCACCTTCCGTGTGACCGCCCCGGACGGCTACACGGTCGTGGCCAACGGGGTGCCGGCGGGCACCGAGCACACCGGCCGGGGCACCACCTGGACGTATCGCACCAAGCACCCCATGGCGACCGAGCTCGCCCAGGTCTCCATCGGCCGCAGCGCGGTGCTGCACCGCCGAGGACCCCACGGCCTGCCCGTCCGTGACGTGGTACCCGCCGAGGACCGCGCGCTCCTCGAACCGTGGCTGGCCAAGACCCCCCAGCAGATCGCCTGGCTGGAGAAGAAGGTCGGCCCGTTCCCCTTCGAGGCCTACGGGCTGCTGATCGCCCGGGCACAGACCGGCTTCGAACTGGAGACACAGACGCTCTCCCTCTTCGAGAAAGGCGTGTTCACCCAGCCCGCGTACCCCGCGTGGTACGTCGAGTCACTGATGGTGCACGAGCTGTCCCACCAGTGGTTCGGCGACAGCGTCAGCCCGCGCACCTGGTCCGACCTGTGGCTGAACGAGGGACACGCCACCTGGTACGAATCCCTGTACGCGGAGGAGACCGCGCAGCGGCCCATGGAGACCCGGATGAAGGCCGCGTACGGCCTCTCCGACCGCTGGCGCGCCACCGGCGGACCGCCGGCCGCGCCCAGGCCGCCGAAGCCCGGCCGGAAGATCAGCCTCTTCAGGCCCAGCGTCTACGACGGTGCCGCGCTGGTGCTGTACGCGCTGCGCCAGGAGATCGGGGCCCCCGCCTTCGAGCGCCTGGAGCGGGCCTGGGTGGCGGTGCACCGGGACGGCACGGCCACCACGGCGGACTTCCGGCGCCTGGCCTCCGGCATCGCGGGACGCGATCTGAGCGGGTTCTTCCGGGCCTGGCTCTACGGCGAGAAGACGCCGCCGATGCCCGGGCACCCGGACTGGAAGAGCGACCCTCCGCAGGCCTCCGAGACCGCACGGTAA
- the hflX gene encoding GTPase HflX, with translation MTSSSSLPQDSTRFAHAYPEGLRADALMEEDVAWSHGIDGERDGDQFDRSERAALRRVAGLSTELEDVTEVEYRQLRLERVVLVGVWTSGTAQDAENSLAELAALAETAGALVLDGVMQRRDTPDASTYIGSGKATELRDIVLETGADTVVCDGELSPAQLIHLEDIVKVKVIDRTALILDIFAQHAKSREGKAQVALAQMQYMLPRLRGWGQSLSRQMGGGSGGLATRGPGETKIETDRRRIREKMAKMRREIAEMKTGREIKRQERRRHKVPSVAIAGYTNAGKSSLLNRLTGAGVLVENALFATLDPTVRRAETPSGRLYTLADTVGFVRHLPHHLVEAFRSTMEEVGDADLILHVVDGSHPVPEEQLAAVREVIRDVGATDVPEIVVINKADAADPLVLQRLLRVEKRSLAVSARTGAGIEELLALIDDELPKPSVEIEALVPYTHGRLVALAHTEGEVNSEEHTPEGTLLKARVHPELAAELAPYIPASAL, from the coding sequence ATGACCTCCTCTTCTTCCCTTCCCCAGGACAGCACGCGCTTCGCACACGCCTACCCCGAGGGTCTTCGGGCCGATGCCCTGATGGAAGAGGACGTCGCCTGGAGCCACGGGATCGACGGAGAGCGGGACGGCGACCAGTTCGACCGTTCCGAGCGCGCGGCCCTGCGCCGTGTCGCGGGACTGTCCACCGAGCTCGAGGACGTCACCGAGGTCGAGTACCGGCAGCTGCGCCTGGAGCGCGTGGTGCTCGTCGGGGTGTGGACCTCGGGGACCGCACAGGACGCGGAGAACTCCCTCGCGGAGCTCGCCGCCCTCGCGGAGACCGCCGGCGCGCTGGTGCTGGACGGTGTGATGCAGCGCCGCGACACCCCCGACGCGTCCACCTACATCGGCTCCGGCAAGGCCACCGAGCTGCGGGACATCGTCCTGGAGACGGGCGCCGACACCGTGGTCTGCGACGGAGAGCTGAGCCCGGCCCAGCTGATCCACCTCGAGGACATCGTCAAGGTCAAGGTCATCGACCGCACCGCCCTGATCCTGGACATCTTCGCCCAGCACGCCAAGTCCCGCGAGGGCAAGGCACAGGTCGCGCTCGCGCAGATGCAGTACATGCTGCCGAGGCTCCGTGGCTGGGGTCAGTCGCTGTCCCGGCAGATGGGCGGCGGCAGTGGCGGCCTGGCGACCCGTGGTCCCGGTGAGACCAAGATCGAGACGGACCGGCGGCGGATCCGCGAGAAGATGGCGAAGATGCGCCGGGAGATCGCGGAGATGAAGACCGGCCGCGAGATCAAGCGCCAGGAGCGCAGGCGTCACAAGGTCCCCTCGGTGGCCATCGCCGGCTACACCAACGCCGGAAAGTCCTCCCTGCTCAACCGGCTCACGGGCGCGGGCGTCCTGGTCGAGAACGCGCTGTTCGCGACCCTCGACCCGACCGTGCGCCGGGCCGAGACCCCGAGCGGGCGGCTCTACACGCTGGCGGACACCGTCGGCTTCGTCCGGCACCTGCCGCACCACCTGGTCGAGGCGTTCCGTTCCACGATGGAAGAGGTCGGCGACGCCGATCTGATCCTGCACGTGGTCGACGGTTCGCACCCCGTGCCGGAGGAGCAGCTGGCCGCCGTGCGCGAGGTGATCAGGGATGTCGGCGCCACCGATGTGCCCGAGATCGTCGTGATCAACAAGGCGGACGCGGCCGACCCGCTGGTGCTCCAACGGCTGCTCCGGGTCGAGAAGCGTTCCCTCGCGGTCTCCGCGCGCACCGGTGCGGGCATCGAGGAGCTGCTGGCCCTCATCGACGACGAGCTGCCCAAGCCGTCGGTCGAGATCGAGGCGCTGGTGCCCTACACCCACGGCCGGCTGGTCGCGCTCGCCCACACCGAGGGCGAGGTGAACTCCGAGGAGCACACCCCGGAGGGCACCCTCCTCAAGGCCCGGGTGCACCCGGAACTGGCCGCGGAGCTGGCACCGTACATCCCGGCCTCCGCGCTCTGA
- a CDS encoding trypsin-like serine peptidase encodes MRSIRPLFAARRGRSARRRISPVPAAAGLALALALTATACGSGGDTEASDQASASVSAGDDGKIQIPDDIRRKLKDHGIDIDKWKNGAWKKWDKDDWLREADEYINPIIKGLWDPERMRKAEDPDRGVDDNDLSGDQGVTDPTPAPVQAQAVPAGYHDSAPTAGKVFFDAPDGTMVCSATVVEDPAHPGKSNLVWTAGHCVHAGKAGGWYRNIAFVPSYNNAAKSEAELTDAGREEVAPYGVWWGDWAQTSDQWIEQGGATGGAGAAYDFAVIHVTPEQGSGGKSLEETVGSALPVNFDAPAVSKVDSIRATGYPAAAPYDGQKLYQCQDKPGRLSIVRTDPTMYRIGCTMTGGSSGGGWVETGTDGKPVLVSNTSIGPVSAGWLAGPRLGDVAKGLYQSVSKKFADQ; translated from the coding sequence ATGCGATCCATACGCCCGCTCTTCGCGGCCCGCCGGGGCCGGAGCGCACGCCGCCGAATCTCCCCGGTGCCGGCGGCGGCCGGCCTCGCCCTGGCGCTGGCGCTGACCGCGACCGCCTGCGGCTCCGGCGGGGACACCGAGGCGAGCGATCAGGCGAGCGCGTCCGTCTCGGCCGGCGACGACGGCAAGATCCAGATCCCGGACGACATCAGGCGCAAGCTCAAGGACCACGGGATCGACATCGACAAGTGGAAGAACGGCGCCTGGAAGAAGTGGGACAAGGACGACTGGCTGCGCGAGGCCGACGAATACATCAACCCGATCATCAAGGGTCTCTGGGACCCGGAGCGGATGCGCAAGGCCGAGGACCCCGACAGGGGCGTCGACGACAACGACCTCTCGGGTGACCAGGGTGTCACGGACCCGACTCCGGCGCCGGTGCAGGCACAGGCGGTGCCGGCGGGGTACCACGACAGCGCGCCGACGGCCGGCAAGGTCTTCTTCGACGCCCCCGACGGCACCATGGTCTGCTCGGCGACCGTGGTCGAGGACCCGGCGCACCCGGGCAAGTCCAACCTGGTGTGGACCGCGGGCCACTGTGTGCACGCCGGCAAGGCGGGCGGCTGGTACCGCAACATCGCCTTCGTGCCGTCGTACAACAACGCCGCGAAGTCGGAGGCCGAGTTGACGGACGCGGGGCGCGAGGAGGTCGCTCCGTACGGGGTCTGGTGGGGCGACTGGGCGCAGACCTCGGACCAGTGGATCGAGCAGGGCGGCGCGACGGGCGGTGCGGGCGCGGCCTATGACTTCGCCGTCATCCATGTCACTCCGGAGCAGGGCAGCGGAGGCAAGTCTCTTGAAGAGACGGTCGGTTCGGCGCTCCCGGTGAACTTCGACGCGCCGGCCGTGTCGAAGGTCGACAGCATCAGGGCGACGGGCTACCCCGCCGCGGCCCCGTACGACGGGCAGAAGCTGTACCAGTGCCAGGACAAGCCGGGCCGGCTGTCCATCGTGCGGACGGATCCGACGATGTACCGCATCGGCTGCACCATGACGGGCGGTTCCTCCGGCGGCGGATGGGTGGAGACGGGCACGGACGGCAAGCCGGTACTGGTCTCCAACACCTCGATCGGCCCGGTGAGCGCGGGCTGGCTGGCCGGGCCCCGACTGGGCGATGTGGCGAAGGGTCTCTATCAGTCGGTCAGCAAGAAGTTCGCGGACCAGTGA
- a CDS encoding diaminobutyrate--2-oxoglutarate transaminase family protein: MTVTETAVVPVKGEPEGSAAAAGERPARAVTHRTGEARAAQEDILRRQSARESAARTYARALPIVPVRARGLTIEGADGRRYLDCLSGAGTLALGHNHPVVLEAIRKVLDSGAPLHVLDLATPVKDAFTTELFRTLPPGLAERARVQFCGPAGTDAVEAALKLVRLATGRTGVLAFTGAYHGMTAGALEVSGGATEVRVTRLPYPQDYRCPFGVGGEYGAELGARWTESVLDDTKSGVPLPAGMILEPVQGEGGVHPAPDAWMRRMRQITEDRSIPLIADEVQTGVGRTGRFWAVEHSGVVPDVMVLSKAIGGSLPLAVVVYRDDLDLWQPGAHAGTFRGNQLAMAAGAATLAHVRENGLAERAHSVGTRMLTQLRSLAAEFPCIGDVRGRGLMIGVELVDPEAAPRAAPLDCPAPGPGGTGPRPAAPALAAAVQQECLRRGLIVELGGRHAGVVRLLPPLTISDEQTSAVLDRFADAVAAVARGPFHP; the protein is encoded by the coding sequence GTGACCGTGACGGAGACTGCGGTGGTACCGGTGAAGGGCGAGCCGGAGGGGAGCGCGGCAGCGGCGGGGGAGCGCCCGGCGCGCGCGGTGACACACCGGACGGGGGAAGCGCGCGCGGCGCAGGAGGACATTCTGCGACGGCAGTCGGCGCGCGAGTCCGCCGCGCGCACCTATGCGCGCGCCCTGCCGATCGTGCCCGTGCGAGCGCGCGGCCTCACCATCGAGGGGGCCGACGGACGCCGTTACCTGGACTGCCTCTCCGGTGCGGGCACCCTGGCCCTCGGCCACAACCATCCGGTCGTTCTGGAGGCGATCCGCAAGGTCCTCGACTCCGGTGCGCCGCTGCACGTCCTGGATCTGGCCACCCCCGTCAAGGACGCCTTCACCACGGAACTGTTCCGCACCCTGCCGCCCGGCCTCGCCGAGCGGGCCCGTGTGCAGTTCTGCGGGCCGGCGGGGACGGACGCCGTCGAGGCCGCGCTCAAGCTGGTGCGTCTGGCGACGGGCCGGACCGGCGTGCTCGCCTTCACCGGCGCGTACCACGGGATGACCGCCGGGGCGCTCGAGGTGTCCGGAGGCGCCACCGAGGTACGGGTCACCCGGCTGCCCTATCCGCAGGACTACCGCTGTCCGTTCGGCGTCGGCGGCGAGTACGGGGCCGAACTCGGCGCCCGCTGGACCGAGTCCGTCCTCGACGACACCAAGTCGGGGGTGCCGCTGCCCGCCGGGATGATCCTGGAACCGGTGCAGGGCGAGGGCGGGGTGCATCCCGCGCCGGACGCCTGGATGCGCCGGATGCGGCAGATCACCGAGGACCGGTCGATCCCCCTGATCGCGGACGAGGTGCAGACCGGAGTGGGCCGCACCGGACGCTTCTGGGCGGTCGAACACAGCGGGGTGGTGCCCGATGTGATGGTGCTCTCCAAGGCGATCGGCGGCAGCCTGCCGCTCGCCGTCGTGGTCTACCGGGACGACCTGGACCTCTGGCAACCCGGAGCCCACGCCGGCACATTCCGCGGCAACCAGCTCGCCATGGCCGCCGGCGCGGCCACCCTCGCTCATGTCCGGGAGAACGGCCTGGCCGAGCGCGCCCACTCGGTCGGCACCCGCATGCTGACGCAACTCCGCTCGCTGGCAGCCGAGTTCCCGTGCATCGGGGACGTCAGGGGCCGGGGACTGATGATCGGCGTCGAGCTGGTGGACCCCGAGGCCGCCCCGAGAGCGGCGCCCCTGGACTGCCCGGCCCCTGGTCCCGGGGGCACCGGGCCCCGCCCCGCCGCGCCCGCACTGGCCGCCGCCGTCCAGCAGGAGTGCCTGCGGCGCGGCCTGATCGTGGAACTCGGCGGGCGGCACGCCGGCGTCGTCCGGCTGCTGCCGCCGCTGACGATCAGCGACGAGCAGACGAGCGCGGTCCTGGACCGGTTCGCGGACGCCGTCGCCGCCGTGGCCCGGGGCCCTTTCCACCCCTGA
- a CDS encoding IucA/IucC family protein gives MNATPTPEGGPRTIERETGGTPTATIPPGPPVIPRQETASPETVAGHGPVTAPLVDPLEHPDPHTAAQTATVENLLRCWVREHARAAPADGILRIPLPTSGTALLVPVLYWSRTGWHRFGPPRLAHTQDAAPPVDAVTLAALLARETGAPGTSTDLVARVADSVRCTTVFIARRREQPADEGDLFLSGEQALVLGHPMHPTAKSREGLSESETGLYSPELRGSFPLHWMAVAPSVLAADSAWTERGRPVPPGRLTERLAGPGLPLPDGFTALPLHPWQAREVRRRPRTAALLETGLLRDLGPHGEPWHPTSSVRTVHRSGAPAMLKLSLGLLITNSRRENLRKELRRGVEVHRLLRGGLGRQWRFAHPGFDIVRDPAWLAVDDMDGSPVAGLDVVIRHNPFGPTVDACCVAGLVSPRPRPVPDGSPRPVLRSRLAEIVSRLAARTGRPREAVATEWFLRYLEQVVRPILWLDGEAGVALEAHQQNTVLLLDPEGWPTGGRYRDNQGYYFRHSRRAELDARLPGIGEHSDTFVSDEVTDERFAYYLGINNVFGLIGAFGSQRLADERLLLAAFRRFLSGAATGPDRLRTPLPARLLDAPVLRCKANLLTRLHGLDELVGPVDTQSVYVTIANPLHF, from the coding sequence TTGAACGCCACCCCCACCCCCGAAGGCGGCCCCCGGACGATCGAACGGGAGACCGGCGGCACCCCGACCGCCACGATCCCGCCAGGGCCCCCCGTCATCCCCCGGCAGGAAACGGCCTCACCGGAGACCGTGGCGGGGCACGGCCCCGTCACCGCTCCGCTCGTCGATCCGCTGGAACACCCCGATCCGCACACCGCGGCCCAGACCGCGACCGTGGAGAACCTGCTGCGCTGCTGGGTACGTGAGCACGCCCGCGCCGCCCCCGCCGACGGCATCCTGCGCATCCCGCTGCCGACCAGCGGTACGGCCCTGCTGGTCCCCGTCCTCTACTGGTCCCGGACCGGCTGGCACCGCTTCGGACCGCCCCGCCTCGCCCACACCCAGGACGCGGCCCCACCCGTGGACGCGGTCACGCTCGCAGCCCTGCTGGCCCGAGAGACGGGAGCGCCCGGCACCTCCACCGATCTGGTGGCCCGAGTCGCCGACTCCGTCCGCTGCACCACGGTCTTCATCGCCCGGCGCCGGGAGCAGCCCGCCGACGAGGGCGACCTCTTTCTCTCCGGGGAACAGGCGCTGGTCCTGGGCCACCCGATGCATCCGACGGCCAAGAGCCGCGAGGGCCTCTCCGAGAGCGAAACCGGGCTCTACTCGCCCGAACTGCGCGGCTCCTTCCCGCTCCACTGGATGGCGGTCGCCCCCTCGGTACTCGCCGCCGACTCGGCATGGACGGAACGCGGCCGGCCCGTACCCCCCGGACGGCTGACCGAACGGCTCGCCGGACCGGGGCTCCCCCTGCCCGACGGCTTCACCGCGCTGCCGCTGCACCCCTGGCAGGCGCGGGAGGTCCGGCGCCGACCGCGGACCGCGGCCCTGCTGGAGACCGGGCTGCTCCGGGACCTCGGCCCGCACGGCGAGCCCTGGCACCCCACCTCCTCCGTCCGCACCGTCCATCGCTCGGGCGCCCCCGCGATGTTGAAACTGTCGCTGGGACTGCTCATCACCAACTCCCGCCGAGAGAACCTGCGCAAGGAACTCCGCCGGGGCGTCGAGGTGCACCGGCTGCTGCGCGGCGGGCTCGGCAGACAGTGGCGGTTCGCGCACCCCGGGTTCGACATCGTCCGCGACCCGGCCTGGCTCGCCGTCGACGACATGGACGGCAGCCCCGTGGCAGGGCTGGACGTGGTGATCCGGCACAACCCGTTCGGTCCGACGGTCGACGCCTGCTGTGTCGCCGGGCTCGTCTCGCCCCGGCCCCGCCCCGTGCCCGACGGGTCCCCGCGGCCCGTCCTGCGCTCACGGCTCGCGGAGATCGTCAGCCGACTCGCCGCGCGCACCGGCCGTCCGCGCGAGGCCGTGGCCACCGAGTGGTTCCTGCGCTACCTCGAGCAGGTGGTGCGCCCGATCCTCTGGCTGGACGGCGAGGCCGGTGTCGCCCTGGAGGCGCACCAGCAGAACACCGTGCTGCTGCTCGACCCCGAGGGCTGGCCCACCGGCGGGCGCTACCGCGACAACCAGGGCTACTACTTCCGCCACTCCCGCCGCGCCGAGCTCGACGCGCGGCTGCCCGGCATCGGAGAGCACAGCGACACCTTCGTCTCCGACGAGGTGACCGACGAGCGCTTCGCCTACTACCTCGGCATCAACAATGTGTTCGGCCTGATCGGCGCGTTCGGCTCCCAGCGCCTGGCCGACGAGCGACTGTTGCTCGCCGCCTTCCGGCGCTTCCTGTCCGGTGCCGCCACCGGACCCGACCGGCTGCGTACGCCGCTGCCCGCCCGTCTGCTCGATGCGCCCGTGCTGCGCTGCAAGGCCAATCTGCTCACCCGGCTGCACGGACTCGATGAACTCGTGGGCCCGGTGGACACCCAGTCCGTCTATGTCACCATCGCCAACCCCCTTCACTTCTGA